The sequence tcaataaagtcaaaaagttattcaatgtaattcgtttaaacgttggtttttctagaaatgtgtacaaaattgtttattattgtttgattaaaaaaggtttaactaccggctttaaattttttgttttttttttggtaacgttttataagcccgtgcaccatctaactcttatcaaaggtggtatcaaaagacgggtttccatctccgtttttaggattcgaaagcgaaaattaaaaattttatttctttcgaaagatatttacaaagacccacaaaatggcccgagagggtccgaaatatgaggcccggtccacagtttttttgcaaagaacatctttctgcgttggcagcctttggccgcgattcgtaaaaataatcctggttgggccaagacctttctgcattgctgtatacaaaaaatctggcaaaatacaacaaccacatgaaattagattttattagaattaatgtttgtggtaattctttacgacagcatgacactgctaatacgtgtccaaaaatatcgagagaggtattaaacgacgcgtcttgacatcagtattaataatccgaaggcggaaaatacaaattttaactcgttcaaaagatattaaacacaaaccgaaaaaagacaacaacattacaacaaccacatgaaaatcgccaacttcaactgaaaatatctccggacagagataaaatgtttattttccgctttcggataattgttctcgagattaatagcgtcttttggcacctctctcgatatttttggacacgtattagcagtgtcatgctgtcgtaaagaattacaatttttgttttcggattcttaaatcggaggtcgaaacgtgtcttttgataccaactttgaaaatttttgttaaaaattaggtggtgaaccgtcttctaaaacgtaaaattttttcaaaacaactgcaaaattgtatgagacaactgctagtaagcagttgtaagattttgacgtctttgacaactacaccaacacaaggttgtaaacggcaatgccacaaaaagttgtaaggctagacaactcaaccgaaattttttttgacaggttgagttgtaatctgtaataccaaattgcgaaatttcaacccaaccagagttgagttgtaaacggtaataggggcaataatttttgaaattgataaAGAGGACTTTTCCAAGATTTTGGCAGCTGAGAGAATTAACATCGGGTGGGAAAGATGCAAAGTGTATGACGCGATTAGCGTACTAATGTGCTATAAATGTAAAGGTTTCAATCATAGAGCATCAGATTGTAAAAGCGATGAAGCCTGCAATAGGTGCCATGGAAAACATAGCTCAAAAACGTGTGAAGAAACCCCCATAAATAAATGCCTAAATTGTATAAAGGCCAAAGAAAAGTTGAAGTTAGAAATAGACTTTAATCACGACACATTTGATAAAGAGTGCCCATGCTATATCAATaaactacaaataaaaaaacaaaagctcGGTTATTAGCAATTAAGAAATAATGAAGGTACCAAtataaaagtacaaaataaagtGAAAGCAGAGTTGAAGTGTATATACCTCAATATTAACAGTATTACGGCAAACAAAGCCGAAGTCCAAAGAATGGTTGAAGAAGAAAATCCCAGGATACAGCACTGCGGTGGTTTAAAAGCTACCTTACTGGCAGAAAACAGAAAACCATAATTAGAAGCACATcgtcgccggaagttgatgttgaCATAGGTCTTCCACAAGGATCTATTCTTGCTGCAATATTATTCATTGTATATATAAACGATATAAAGAGCTGTCTTAGCCACTGCAAGATACGACTCTTCGCAGATGATGCATTATTGACAATAAGTTGTTCGTCGGAGATTGAAGCTATAACTAAAATGCAAGCGGACTTGAATGCTGTTTATAACTGGTTGTGTCAAAAtaagcttaaaataaatattgaaaaaacgAAATGGATGACCATGAGAAGAAAGAATGCAGAAGAAAATAATTTAGCCTTGAAAATAGCAAAAAGTACCatacaaaaagttaaagaaattaaatacctaggaattataattgatgagaaacttaaGTTCAATGAGCATCTTAAGTATACAGAGGCaaagatatcaaaaaaaattggatttatgtTCCGGACATGCAAGCACGTcagcaaatattataaaattatggTTTATAGGTCCATTATAGAACCTCATTTCATATACTGCCCTACGATATTATTCATGTTAGCCGACTCGAACATCGCAAAACTACAGgtgaaacaaaataaagcaatgcggtttATTCTTAGAAAACGATATGATACCCCAATACATGAAATGTTAGAAAGTTTAAATTGGCTGAGTGTAAAGCAACTCATTGTATACTACACTCTAAAATTCATACACAACATGAAACTAGGCAACCTGCCGAAATATTTAAATGACCGAGTAACATACAACAACGAGGTTCATGACTACCACACAAGAAACAGGAATAACTTCCGTCTGCCAGCTGTTCGATCAGAATTCGACAAGAACAATATATACTACGAGGGATTGAGAGAGTACAATGATCTACcatttgaaataaaacaatgtccaaatataaataaatttaagaaattattatataactattgcaaagcactaccatttagataatgatctcatacatacatgtacctaatttaggtctacaagactgtaaataaataaataaataaataaatagatatgCCTTGCCGTTCCAGGACACTGTCCcggcggccgatgtcgggatcaaatagattttattgcaatgtttttgcagtgcttaCACAGTACACAGATaacgaagaggttcgtgcatttcaaaactCGATCTGCATGTGattatatgaagcggttgaaaatgtctaTATGGTGTAAAGGGAacatcaaaattaaataaaatttcataaaatcaaCTATCTTCGTGATATTCCCAGGTAACCCATTACATTTAACTGCAGtgttctgaagtgcaacgggaagACGTCGTcgctctgggggtaagtgactggtgactacgcctgagaTGAGGTCAGGACGCAAGAAGGCGCGGGCAGGGGTGGTGTCcggcagcgggtactagttgtagcttgctgagcagcggagctgctaGAGGGTAGAGGGGGCTccaaggcgtagactacgggacgcagTTGGCCGTGAACAGCAATgtgccacaaaatatttctaaaagttacgaggacgagGTTTTGGGgcttagcccagaacatcccgtcCGGTGTAAAAatcccttacacgtgacacactgaccgtcctaaaaaaattcttctagcggcaattattgaagactcgcggcagtggttaaataactggCTACAAAACGAGTTGGGCTTAATAGCGGAGCCACGAACTTATGTGCTACGGTGCCATTAACATCAAATGTtcaagtggattgtagatactaaaacggcaccacatttgcgtgttttttagtttttttttaactatatttatattattatgttACAGATAACAACTTGGATGATTGTAGCCGAAAAGAACAACCTCGAAGTGCATGCTTTGTTCAACGAATATCTTGTAGCTCTTATGGACATGTTTAGGCGCTTAAGTCGagctgaaaaactagtttttaatTTGCTAAAAAGTCTTAAAgaatggctaaataaatttaaaattttgtcagCTACTAAAactagaaaaagtttaaaacgtAAAGCAGTTGATACAATTGGGAACGATTCCAAGATGCTTAACACAATAAAAGACGATGTAGAAAACtatttcttaaatattattttcaaaGAATTTCATAATGTGATATCACAGCCAGCCAAAAGTAAaaacagaaatgtttttgaaATCGCATTTCCTTATCTACATGAAACCTGGCCCTCAGAAAGCGTTGGTGTTGCCTTTTCTAAATTAATAACTGGGCTCGTATCCAAACCAGCTTTGGTTATTTGGAAGTCATTACTTTATTCCTTAAAAGAATTACTTGAAAATTTACAACAAGAGCCTGAAATTGCCTGCCAAGAGAATAACCTATTCCTTTTGGAACTGCATGCTGCATTACTGTGTCAATATTTTTCGGGTTGTCGTCTAATTGAGCAGTATGACAAATTTTCAAATGAAATCAACGAACAACTACTTTTTACCGCAGAGGTGCTAACAAATTTCGGACATTTTATTCTATCCCAGGAGCATAATAATCGGCCAATGAATGCATTTCTTGAAGGCGTATTTCATGCAACCAATTTTGTACTCCTACTCCACTATTATCGTCCTGATGGATTTCAGAATGAAGGTTTACCACGTTTGGGAAATTTACATGGTTTTCTAAATATTAAAGAATGGGGAACTATTCAACAACATGTTTTAAAATGGGGTAAATCACATAGCAAATTTCTTTTTAATCGCCTCCTGTTACAACGAACGCAAGCCCAAACGCTTTTGCATTCAAACCAAGATAACAGCTCTTATGCGAATGATTTACAAAAGGCGATACAATCAACTGCCGCTGATAAATTGCCAATTGATATAACAatgttaattgaaaaaacgtCCGCTATGAAGTGGTTTATCTGTCACATGGCACGTACGGAAAAGTGTAATTTCCTGAAACAATTATTAGATACACCACTTGCGCTAGAGGGTGTCGAAGATGATTTGGAATCTTTGGAAATCTTAGCAGTTATCTTATGTGTGCGCATTTCTCAGATTTTTGCAGTTTCAAAGGGTTCAATATTGGCCACACTACAGTTTGATTTCGATGAATTAATCGTATTTATACAGACTGATCAGATCACAGCAGACAAGGAGCTAGTAAAATTTATACAATTAGTTGAGAAGCATTCTTTGTGTGCTTACAAGTTTAAAAAGCAGCCTAATGTTGAGGAAACACAAAAGCTATTAGCGCTCTTACGACAATTACCACTGGGGCATCTACGGAGACAgttgaaaactttgttgtttacAATGTTAATAGCATTTTACAGCGATTTGAAATCAATGTATACAGCAGAAACAGATAAATACTCTACAGAAGTGTTTGAAATAATTATAGGTGAGATTTAATAATttgttaactatttttttttttataactcgaGTTTATGTTCCTTAGACTTTCTACACTTTGGCCAGCATGTGcggatttttaaatatttttccttGTCAACAATTTTAAACATCTTTCCCGTTACTGATGCCTGGCAATTTTATGAATTTGTGTTCTCCTCCATTAAATCTGAAGAGCAAGGCAGTGAACAATTTCTTAAATCGCTAGCTGATAATTTGGAAATAGCACAAGCTGCAGATTGTAAACTTGGTGATGATCAACGTCGTCTTTTATTAAGCGCTATTGAAGCTGTTGCAGCATTAAGTGGCAAAAGCGCAAAACGCCAGCGTAAGCTTTTCGAACGCCTCTTAGCGATTTATTCTAAGTATATCATAAATCACTTTAGTAAATGCTCTGAAAGCGAAAAAGACCTATCAGTGGATAATTATGCCAAGAAAGATAAGAAATTCGTGGAAAAAACTTTAGCTGGATTTGCGCCATATGCAAATGCCTTGCTGCTGAATGCGTCAAGTGCTAATGGCCAAGATAATAAGGCGGCAGTCGTAG is a genomic window of Eurosta solidaginis isolate ZX-2024a chromosome 4, ASM4086904v1, whole genome shotgun sequence containing:
- the LOC137249700 gene encoding uncharacterized protein isoform X2; translation: MVEEVKKQAELIGKDNEKVHTEIKKINSNNNEKRVSYADAIRNNNKKSEVPQLKKDVAIIVKPKGKQTSEKTKQDLNNKVDPKNLKISNIETRNNGVMVIHSENNDEREKIKLAIENNIDREYEVKVPEQIRPSFVVTGIMFKYENDVLIDTIKKQNECITTWMIVAEKNNLEVHALFNEYLVALMDMFRRLSRAEKLVFNLLKSLKEWLNKFKILSATKTRKSLKRKAVDTIGNDSKMLNTIKDDVENYFLNIIFKEFHNVISQPAKSKNRNVFEIAFPYLHETWPSESVGVAFSKLITGLVSKPALVIWKSLLYSLKELLENLQQEPEIACQENNLFLLELHAALLCQYFSGCRLIEQYDKFSNEINEQLLFTAEVLTNFGHFILSQEHNNRPMNAFLEGVFHATNFVLLLHYYRPDGFQNEGLPRLGNLHGFLNIKEWGTIQQHVLKWGKSHSKFLFNRLLLQRTQAQTLLHSNQDNSSYANDLQKAIQSTAADKLPIDITMLIEKTSAMKWFICHMARTEKCNFLKQLLDTPLALEGVEDDLESLEILAVILCVRISQIFAVSKGSILATLQFDFDELIVFIQTDQITADKELVKFIQLVEKHSLCAYKFKKQPNVEETQKLLALLRQLPLGHLRRQLKTLLFTMLIAFYSDLKSMYTAETDKYSTEVFEIIIDFLHFGQHVRIFKYFSLSTILNIFPVTDAWQFYEFVFSSIKSEEQGSEQFLKSLADNLEIAQAADCKLGDDQRRLLLSAIEAVAALSGKSAKRQRKLFERLLAIYSKYIINHFSKCSESEKDLSVDNYAKKDKKFVEKTLAGFAPYANALLLNASSANGQDNKAAVVVDENFRRICKIYIGHSMDYRNPDAIRLMQVALHHRQLLHLDQDEIEFVLSHYWLQLNANLKQFNLLDANTLKLTEMTVKMIIGNKTNEDLLLTLQSLANNLDDLKDFRNTLRCLELIAKCSFSTIKGAIFNENFKSITSKIIMRLFKDEQQQFVDKEILLTILAAQKSLVENKTIPISTYSLDDILAFLMDINIKHFPISDDNLCIFKKLHLSMSDLLGALLRQRHMLLMDRVPPFMHIFKNLIQSILWYKSDRQKDIALTETELEDLAELAIKLEALMHLIAEHSIHVKRIAPFVLTFVISLMVADKRATTLYPKIKTHIDNICYDLIGICDHRVGRFVLRCSNEAARQVYELYVKDHNKYHKFKGKV
- the LOC137249700 gene encoding uncharacterized protein isoform X3; the encoded protein is MQVNVKKNNSILSEYKLEFESVMKTSQNEIKALLEAVESRYTQRAAMIEKSQKQFEKKIGEMKSLYSMVEEIKNKTDLIGKGSEKITTWMIVAEKNNLEVHALFNEYLVALMDMFRRLSRAEKLVFNLLKSLKEWLNKFKILSATKTRKSLKRKAVDTIGNDSKMLNTIKDDVENYFLNIIFKEFHNVISQPAKSKNRNVFEIAFPYLHETWPSESVGVAFSKLITGLVSKPALVIWKSLLYSLKELLENLQQEPEIACQENNLFLLELHAALLCQYFSGCRLIEQYDKFSNEINEQLLFTAEVLTNFGHFILSQEHNNRPMNAFLEGVFHATNFVLLLHYYRPDGFQNEGLPRLGNLHGFLNIKEWGTIQQHVLKWGKSHSKFLFNRLLLQRTQAQTLLHSNQDNSSYANDLQKAIQSTAADKLPIDITMLIEKTSAMKWFICHMARTEKCNFLKQLLDTPLALEGVEDDLESLEILAVILCVRISQIFAVSKGSILATLQFDFDELIVFIQTDQITADKELVKFIQLVEKHSLCAYKFKKQPNVEETQKLLALLRQLPLGHLRRQLKTLLFTMLIAFYSDLKSMYTAETDKYSTEVFEIIIDFLHFGQHVRIFKYFSLSTILNIFPVTDAWQFYEFVFSSIKSEEQGSEQFLKSLADNLEIAQAADCKLGDDQRRLLLSAIEAVAALSGKSAKRQRKLFERLLAIYSKYIINHFSKCSESEKDLSVDNYAKKDKKFVEKTLAGFAPYANALLLNASSANGQDNKAAVVVDENFRRICKIYIGHSMDYRNPDAIRLMQVALHHRQLLHLDQDEIEFVLSHYWLQLNANLKQFNLLDANTLKLTEMTVKMIIGNKTNEDLLLTLQSLANNLDDLKDFRNTLRCLELIAKCSFSTIKGAIFNENFKSITSKIIMRLFKDEQQQFVDKEILLTILAAQKSLVENKTIPISTYSLDDILAFLMDINIKHFPISDDNLCIFKKLHLSMSDLLGALLRQRHMLLMDRVPPFMHIFKNLIQSILWYKSDRQKDIALTETELEDLAELAIKLEALMHLIAEHSIHVKRIAPFVLTFVISLMVADKRATTLYPKIKTHIDNICYDLIGICDHRVGRFVLRCSNEAARQVYELYVKDHNKYHKFKGKV